Proteins found in one Haloferax litoreum genomic segment:
- a CDS encoding zinc ribbon domain-containing protein, with the protein MSGLSKVRPWLAAILGLAVTGLGHLYLRRWRRAALWVALAFAISVFFVPTGAVESLATGGEIPPLVDVLPVLAVSLVSVLDAFLLGMKQVSEPSGTAVIDESEAVSCPQCGRDVDPDLDFCHWCTTRLDEQRDD; encoded by the coding sequence ATGTCCGGACTCAGTAAGGTTCGTCCGTGGCTCGCTGCGATACTTGGCCTCGCCGTCACGGGACTGGGCCACCTCTACCTGCGGCGATGGCGTCGTGCCGCCCTCTGGGTCGCACTCGCGTTCGCCATCTCTGTCTTCTTCGTCCCCACAGGAGCGGTCGAATCACTGGCGACCGGCGGGGAGATACCACCGCTCGTGGACGTGCTTCCCGTCCTCGCTGTGAGTCTCGTCAGCGTCCTCGACGCGTTCTTGCTCGGCATGAAGCAGGTGTCTGAACCGAGCGGAACCGCAGTCATCGACGAGTCCGAGGCCGTGTCGTGTCCACAGTGTGGTCGGGACGTCGACCCTGACCTCGACTTCTGTCACTGGTGTACGACCCGACTCGACGAACAACGAGACGACTGA
- a CDS encoding universal stress protein: MTPTVERLVLATDGSDNAVRAADHALYLADAFDAGLHVVSAAGAPDGTLSRVADSVRARTAVEAEEAVAAVTRKALVTDVPTTTAVVDGSPARVVVEAGRDADVLVVGRHGRTGLGRFLVGSVTERVLDDPPTVTLVVPAEADATPSYETIALLVDDSPVGRAAATRAIDVASATGAKLDPLAIVDNRFSDAPGLRRALEDEARGLVKDIAVEAARAAVESAATVRTGVPAAELLDFVDEVGADLVVVPTDASRSLDRHTATSVARRVVRRAPVPVLVVPKGSVTRHPGVERTKSDE; this comes from the coding sequence ATGACACCGACTGTCGAGCGACTGGTCCTCGCCACCGACGGAAGCGACAACGCCGTGCGCGCGGCGGACCACGCACTCTACCTCGCCGACGCCTTCGACGCCGGACTGCACGTCGTCTCTGCCGCCGGTGCACCCGACGGGACACTCTCCAGAGTCGCCGACTCGGTCCGCGCGAGAACGGCCGTCGAAGCCGAAGAGGCCGTGGCAGCAGTCACGCGGAAAGCCCTCGTGACCGACGTTCCCACGACGACGGCAGTCGTCGACGGGTCGCCAGCGAGAGTCGTCGTCGAGGCCGGACGCGACGCAGACGTACTCGTCGTCGGCCGACACGGACGCACCGGACTCGGCCGGTTCCTCGTCGGGTCCGTCACCGAACGCGTTCTCGACGACCCGCCGACGGTGACGTTAGTCGTCCCGGCAGAAGCAGACGCGACGCCGTCGTACGAGACGATTGCACTCCTCGTCGACGACTCGCCCGTCGGTCGTGCCGCCGCGACGCGGGCAATCGACGTCGCGAGCGCCACCGGTGCCAAACTCGACCCACTCGCCATCGTCGACAACCGTTTCAGCGACGCACCCGGGTTACGTCGCGCACTCGAAGACGAGGCACGCGGCCTCGTCAAGGACATCGCCGTCGAGGCCGCACGCGCGGCAGTCGAATCCGCTGCGACCGTTCGAACCGGCGTCCCGGCAGCCGAGTTGCTCGACTTCGTCGACGAGGTTGGTGCTGACCTCGTCGTGGTCCCCACCGACGCATCTCGCTCACTCGACCGACACACTGCGACGAGCGTCGCTCGGCGCGTCGTTCGCCGTGCGCCTGTCCCGGTCCTCGTCGTCCCGAAGGGGTCCGTGACGCGGCACCCCGGTGTGGAGCGGACAAAGAGCGACGAATAA
- a CDS encoding type B DNA-directed DNA polymerase: MFAVDFDGDDVVEWHLTDDGARSHRVTDYTPELYVSGPESVLTDLCRRLRADPTVASVGYERLYPRLDSRERTEVLRVALVAPRGVRRLARRLRDDLLGRVSPGAVRFYNVDLSPGFRYCVQTETPPVPSRRPRTLRLSLPQKSLADGDLSVLSVAGDPVAGDERGVVEVVAETLAEQDPDVLVVNSARLLPLLRDRAAQFELDCPLSRDPNRGLERLARQNTVVSYGTVRHSPARYAVPGRAIVDTGNSFLWAESRLDGLCYLVERSWKPLQEASWASIGNVLTAMQVREAMDRDVLVPWNKRRPETFKSVETLHAADRGGFTFDPVVGLHEDVVELDFASLYPRIICEWNISPDTLGCDCHAGRADIPELDYAICDRRGFLPDVLEPLLADRRRLKREVSEATATGDESAAASARAKSGAIKWVLVSCFGYQGYRNAKFGRIECHEAINAVARDLLLRAKEAAEDAGWRVVHGIVDSLWLAQAYEDPQPPADLAATVTDDCGIPLEVEATYDWVCFVPTRQMDRGALTRYFGRTNGGDYVYKGVEIRQRSTPTFVADAQRDLISTLDRHRGPAAVCDRLVRHRARLRRSDVPTEELLVTSRLSRAPADYDRNTLVAAAGKRSVELGVPREPGQSVRYVVADEDGRDTDRVRLDFERPRADDVDVDYYDRLLIRAAESVVSPLGWNRQRIRRYLSPGRDASLSAFD; this comes from the coding sequence GTGTTCGCGGTCGATTTCGACGGCGACGATGTCGTCGAGTGGCACCTCACCGACGACGGTGCCCGCTCGCACCGCGTGACCGACTACACCCCAGAACTGTACGTCTCCGGGCCGGAGTCGGTGCTCACCGACCTCTGTCGGCGTCTCCGCGCCGACCCCACCGTTGCATCGGTCGGCTACGAACGACTGTACCCCCGCCTCGACTCGCGCGAGCGAACCGAGGTGCTCCGCGTCGCTCTCGTGGCCCCGCGAGGTGTCCGCCGACTCGCTCGTCGCCTCCGCGACGACTTGCTCGGCCGGGTCTCGCCTGGTGCCGTCCGCTTCTACAACGTGGACCTCTCGCCGGGGTTTCGGTACTGTGTGCAGACCGAGACACCCCCGGTCCCATCTCGTCGTCCCCGCACACTTCGGCTCTCCTTACCGCAGAAGTCACTCGCCGACGGCGACCTCTCGGTGCTGTCTGTCGCCGGTGACCCGGTCGCTGGCGACGAACGCGGCGTTGTGGAAGTAGTCGCCGAAACACTCGCCGAACAGGACCCGGACGTACTCGTCGTGAACTCGGCGCGCCTCTTGCCACTCCTTCGTGACCGCGCCGCGCAGTTCGAACTCGACTGTCCACTCAGTCGCGACCCGAACCGTGGTCTCGAACGACTCGCCCGCCAGAACACCGTCGTGAGTTACGGGACGGTCCGACACTCGCCGGCGAGATACGCCGTTCCGGGGCGGGCTATCGTCGATACCGGGAACAGTTTCCTGTGGGCGGAGTCACGCCTCGACGGCCTGTGCTACCTCGTCGAGCGCTCGTGGAAACCACTGCAAGAGGCGTCGTGGGCGAGCATCGGGAACGTGCTGACGGCGATGCAAGTGCGCGAAGCGATGGACCGCGACGTGCTCGTGCCGTGGAACAAGCGCCGGCCGGAGACGTTCAAATCCGTCGAGACGCTCCACGCGGCCGACCGCGGCGGGTTCACCTTCGACCCGGTTGTCGGCCTCCACGAGGATGTGGTCGAACTCGACTTCGCCTCGTTGTACCCCCGTATCATCTGTGAGTGGAATATCTCGCCGGATACGCTCGGATGCGACTGTCACGCCGGGCGCGCCGACATCCCGGAACTCGACTACGCCATCTGTGACCGCCGCGGGTTCCTCCCCGACGTGCTCGAACCGCTTCTCGCCGACAGACGACGACTCAAACGCGAAGTCAGCGAAGCAACTGCAACGGGCGACGAGTCTGCCGCCGCCTCTGCGCGGGCGAAGTCGGGTGCCATCAAGTGGGTTCTCGTCTCGTGTTTCGGGTATCAGGGCTACCGGAACGCGAAGTTCGGCCGCATCGAGTGCCACGAAGCCATCAACGCCGTCGCCCGCGACCTGCTCTTGCGGGCCAAAGAAGCGGCAGAAGACGCCGGGTGGCGTGTCGTCCACGGCATCGTCGATAGCTTGTGGCTTGCGCAGGCTTACGAGGACCCGCAACCGCCTGCGGACCTCGCAGCGACGGTGACCGACGACTGTGGCATCCCGCTGGAAGTCGAAGCGACGTACGACTGGGTGTGTTTCGTCCCGACGCGTCAGATGGACCGCGGTGCGCTCACGCGTTACTTCGGCCGAACGAACGGCGGCGACTACGTCTACAAAGGCGTCGAGATTCGCCAGCGAAGCACGCCGACGTTCGTCGCCGACGCCCAACGTGACTTGATTTCGACGCTCGACAGACACCGCGGCCCGGCGGCGGTCTGTGACCGACTGGTCCGCCACCGCGCCCGTCTCCGACGGAGCGACGTTCCAACCGAGGAGTTACTCGTGACGAGTCGCCTCTCGCGGGCACCCGCGGACTACGACCGAAACACGCTCGTCGCCGCTGCCGGGAAGCGTTCCGTCGAACTCGGAGTGCCACGCGAACCGGGTCAGTCCGTCCGGTACGTCGTCGCCGACGAGGACGGGCGCGACACCGACAGAGTTCGACTCGACTTCGAGCGTCCCCGCGCGGACGACGTCGACGTCGACTACTACGACCGTCTCTTGATTCGGGCGGCCGAGAGCGTCGTCTCACCACTCGGGTGGAACCGACAGCGCATTCGCCGATATCTCTCTCCGGGGCGGGATGCGTCGCTGTCGGCGTTCGATTGA
- a CDS encoding Mrp/NBP35 family ATP-binding protein has protein sequence MNESDVRDLLRAVEDPDLGDDIVSLGLVNAIDVDGDTARISLALGAPYSPTESDIGRQIREILADEGLEADLTAKIPNDRAPDEEEVLPGVKNIIAVASGKGGVGKSTVAVNLAAGLSKLGARVGLFDADIYGPNVPRMVAAEEAPQATQDQTIIPPEKYGMKLMSMAFLVGEDDPVIWRGPMVHQLLTQLVDDVQWGSLDYLVLDLPPGTGDTQLTILQTLPLTGAVIVTTPQNVALDDANKGLRMFGKHDTNVLGIVENMSTFRCPDCGNSHDIFGAGGGREFAASNDLPFLGALPLDPAVREGGDGGKPIVLEDDSETADAFRVMTENVADMTGIIQRRRVSEQ, from the coding sequence ATGAACGAATCCGACGTACGCGACCTCTTGCGTGCGGTCGAGGACCCCGACCTCGGAGACGACATCGTCTCGCTCGGACTGGTGAACGCCATCGACGTCGACGGCGACACCGCCCGCATCTCGCTCGCACTCGGTGCACCGTACTCCCCGACCGAGTCCGACATCGGCCGCCAGATTCGAGAGATTCTCGCCGACGAGGGCCTCGAAGCGGACCTCACGGCCAAGATTCCGAATGACCGCGCGCCCGACGAGGAAGAAGTCCTCCCGGGTGTCAAGAACATCATCGCCGTCGCCTCCGGGAAAGGCGGCGTCGGTAAGTCCACCGTCGCGGTCAACCTCGCCGCCGGCCTGTCGAAACTCGGCGCGCGCGTCGGCCTGTTCGACGCGGACATCTACGGGCCGAACGTGCCGCGGATGGTCGCCGCCGAAGAGGCACCGCAGGCGACGCAGGACCAGACCATCATCCCGCCCGAGAAGTACGGCATGAAGCTCATGTCGATGGCGTTCCTCGTCGGCGAGGACGACCCGGTCATCTGGCGCGGTCCGATGGTCCACCAACTGCTCACCCAACTCGTCGACGACGTGCAGTGGGGCAGCCTCGACTACCTCGTTCTCGACCTGCCACCGGGCACGGGCGACACGCAACTGACTATCCTTCAGACGCTCCCGCTCACCGGTGCAGTCATCGTCACGACGCCGCAGAACGTCGCCCTCGACGACGCCAACAAGGGACTTCGCATGTTCGGGAAGCACGACACGAACGTCCTCGGCATCGTCGAGAACATGAGCACGTTCCGGTGTCCTGACTGTGGCAACAGCCACGATATCTTCGGCGCTGGTGGCGGGCGCGAGTTCGCCGCGTCGAACGACCTGCCGTTCCTCGGCGCACTCCCACTCGACCCGGCCGTCCGCGAAGGCGGCGACGGCGGAAAACCCATCGTCCTCGAAGACGACAGCGAGACGGCCGACGCCTTCCGCGTGATGACGGAGAACGTCGCGGACATGACCGGCATCATCCAGCGCCGGAGGGTCAGCGAGCAATGA
- a CDS encoding thioredoxin family protein: protein MSSTDSVTTPTKPVHIDTKDELDDLVAEHDRVLLDIYTSGCAICQSIEPVLGTVAKVTDVVVAMLNPKTDMSVADEYTIRSVPTLLLFEDGEQVGRLDDGFQGAQAIIDFVENPEQ, encoded by the coding sequence TCACCACGCCGACGAAACCGGTTCACATCGACACCAAAGACGAGTTAGACGACCTCGTGGCTGAACACGACCGCGTCCTCCTCGATATCTACACGAGCGGGTGTGCCATCTGTCAGAGCATCGAACCAGTCCTCGGGACCGTCGCGAAAGTGACCGACGTGGTCGTCGCGATGCTCAACCCGAAGACCGACATGTCCGTCGCCGACGAGTACACCATCCGAAGCGTTCCGACGCTCCTCCTGTTCGAAGACGGCGAACAGGTCGGCCGACTCGACGACGGGTTCCAAGGGGCACAGGCTATCATCGACTTCGTCGAGAACCCGGAACAGTAA
- the moaA gene encoding GTP 3',8-cyclase MoaA, with amino-acid sequence MVLVDDFGREVTGVRISLTDRCNFDCVYCHNEGLGDTRGPMDPSDEEMSADDVVRFLEVVEEYGVRKVKFTGGEPMLRADLEDIIRRTPDSMETSLTTNGTFLGDRADDLVAAGLDRVNVSQDALDPEAFAEITKSGAYDKVMEGVKAAVEAGLTPVKLNMVVFTKTAGYVEEMVEYVAENEGLQLQLIQYMPELTGRPDWNIDIDRVHRWLTDLADDVEVRDMHHRRRYYVGKGMVEIVDPVENPEFCANCHRVRVTHKGYLKGCLNRNDDLRPMGEMTREEIRETFEAVVENRVPYYGEYLVRDGDGDWVINEEYIGV; translated from the coding sequence ATGGTGCTGGTCGACGACTTCGGGCGCGAGGTAACCGGAGTCCGTATCTCTCTGACAGACCGATGTAACTTCGACTGCGTCTATTGCCACAACGAGGGGTTGGGCGACACGCGCGGGCCGATGGACCCCTCCGACGAGGAGATGAGTGCCGACGACGTGGTTCGGTTCCTCGAAGTCGTCGAGGAGTACGGCGTCCGCAAGGTGAAGTTCACCGGCGGCGAACCGATGCTCCGCGCCGACCTCGAAGACATTATCCGTCGGACGCCGGACTCGATGGAGACGTCGCTGACGACCAACGGGACGTTCCTCGGTGACCGCGCAGACGACCTCGTCGCGGCGGGCCTCGACCGCGTGAACGTCTCGCAGGACGCCCTCGACCCCGAAGCGTTCGCCGAGATTACCAAATCCGGCGCGTACGACAAGGTGATGGAAGGCGTCAAAGCCGCCGTCGAGGCCGGTCTCACCCCCGTCAAACTCAACATGGTCGTGTTCACGAAGACGGCCGGGTACGTCGAAGAGATGGTCGAGTACGTCGCCGAGAACGAGGGCCTCCAACTCCAACTCATCCAGTACATGCCCGAACTCACGGGTCGTCCGGACTGGAACATCGACATCGACCGCGTCCACCGGTGGTTGACCGACCTCGCCGACGACGTGGAGGTACGCGACATGCACCACCGCCGCCGCTACTACGTCGGGAAAGGAATGGTCGAAATCGTGGACCCCGTCGAGAACCCCGAGTTCTGTGCGAACTGTCATCGCGTGCGCGTGACGCACAAAGGATACCTCAAGGGCTGTCTGAACCGCAACGACGACCTGCGCCCGATGGGCGAGATGACTCGCGAGGAGATTCGCGAGACGTTCGAAGCAGTCGTGGAAAACCGCGTGCCCTACTACGGCGAGTACCTCGTCCGCGACGGCGACGGCGACTGGGTCATCAACGAAGAGTACATCGGCGTCTGA
- a CDS encoding efflux RND transporter permease subunit: MIDYEVYVDRLGGYITAHPGRVIALFFVATLVFGAGLGNISTDAGTSQFTDSSPAQEALDDVNREFSPAFETSSGSTQLIQQDSNVLSKPAMLDMLRLQERIMDRPSLRATSASSVASTVAQTLDPSATTLEEQIAVLESSSPAEVRAAAKQATANPNVASLLSNDFNRESVKASSTIGVVSHEVPGISSSAGTSGTSPMTDIQVEIQTMTSVAESDITVFGSGIISSELGNVIADSLLLVVPAAVLLIFGFLVIAYRDPIDLLLGVISLGLAIIWTFGFMGLADIPFSQMLIAVPPLLLAVGIDFGLHAVNRYREERVKDVAPVPSMRTTVKQLSVAFFIVTGTTVLGFLANVTSDLGPIQDFGLVAAVGILFTFLVFGVFLPAAKLYVDQLRQKYNVPEFASAPLGSEGGLLARVLSVGVFIGRRAPRAFLVLVLVTTVVAGSYGTGVDTSFSQEDFLPPEEQADYLQQLPEPFKPGVYTVTKDLNYLEDNFETTQGDSVTIYIEGQLREDSTLEMIHRNGEDPPETFITEDRRAESTSIVTVIQSYAAQDPEFAALVARNDANGNGVPDDNLDMIYDELLSSPVSGQASSYITEDYRKTRIVYTVEGDAEQDAIVADGQEVADRLRMSGVATGNTVVFKAVSDTIFMSAIQSLVVALVATAVFLVFIYQLLEGQWTLGVVNLVPIVVTLALLAGSMRYFGIPLNALTATILAIAIGLGIDYSAHVVHRFADEYNEGSDLYEALHLTVGGTGGALTGSMLTTTTGLGVLAIAITPVLGQFGIVTALSIFYSYLTALVVTPPALVVWERLTQRETTTAATTSP, from the coding sequence ATGATTGACTACGAAGTGTACGTCGACCGCCTCGGTGGGTACATCACTGCCCACCCCGGCAGAGTCATCGCCCTGTTCTTCGTGGCGACGCTCGTCTTCGGGGCCGGCCTCGGAAACATCTCGACCGACGCCGGTACCTCACAGTTCACCGATAGCTCGCCGGCACAGGAGGCACTCGACGACGTCAACCGCGAGTTCTCCCCCGCGTTCGAGACGAGTTCCGGGAGTACCCAACTCATCCAACAAGATTCGAACGTCCTCTCGAAGCCGGCGATGCTCGACATGTTGCGCCTCCAAGAGCGCATCATGGACCGCCCGAGTCTCCGCGCCACGTCGGCGTCGAGCGTCGCTTCGACTGTCGCCCAGACGCTCGACCCGTCGGCGACCACACTCGAAGAACAGATTGCCGTCCTCGAATCTTCGTCGCCCGCCGAGGTACGTGCCGCAGCGAAGCAGGCGACGGCGAACCCCAACGTCGCCTCGCTCCTGAGTAACGACTTCAACCGTGAGTCGGTCAAGGCCTCCTCGACTATCGGCGTCGTCAGCCACGAAGTCCCCGGCATCTCGTCGAGCGCCGGAACCTCGGGGACGAGTCCGATGACGGACATCCAAGTCGAGATTCAGACGATGACCTCCGTCGCAGAGAGCGATATCACCGTCTTCGGGAGCGGCATCATCTCCAGCGAGTTGGGCAACGTCATCGCCGACTCGCTGTTGCTCGTCGTTCCCGCCGCGGTGCTCCTCATCTTCGGGTTCCTCGTCATCGCCTACCGCGACCCCATCGACCTGCTGCTCGGGGTCATCTCGCTCGGCTTGGCGATTATCTGGACCTTCGGGTTCATGGGACTCGCAGACATCCCGTTCAGTCAGATGCTCATCGCGGTGCCGCCGCTCTTACTCGCGGTCGGTATCGACTTCGGCCTGCACGCCGTCAATCGCTACCGCGAAGAGCGTGTCAAGGACGTTGCGCCCGTGCCCTCGATGCGGACGACGGTCAAACAACTCTCCGTCGCGTTCTTCATCGTGACCGGGACGACGGTCCTCGGGTTCCTCGCGAACGTCACGAGTGACCTCGGCCCGATTCAGGACTTCGGTCTCGTCGCCGCCGTCGGCATCCTGTTTACGTTCCTCGTCTTCGGGGTGTTCCTCCCCGCGGCGAAACTGTACGTGGACCAACTCCGCCAGAAGTACAACGTCCCCGAGTTCGCCTCGGCACCACTCGGCAGCGAAGGTGGCCTCCTCGCCCGCGTCCTCTCGGTCGGTGTCTTCATCGGTCGTCGAGCACCGCGTGCGTTCCTCGTCCTCGTCCTCGTGACGACTGTCGTGGCGGGGTCCTACGGGACGGGCGTCGACACGTCGTTCTCGCAGGAGGACTTCCTGCCACCCGAAGAACAGGCCGATTACCTCCAGCAACTTCCCGAACCGTTCAAGCCCGGTGTCTACACGGTCACAAAGGACCTCAACTACCTCGAAGACAACTTCGAGACGACGCAGGGTGACAGCGTGACGATATACATCGAAGGGCAATTACGGGAAGACTCGACGCTGGAGATGATTCACCGAAACGGTGAGGACCCACCGGAGACGTTCATCACCGAGGACCGCCGCGCCGAATCGACGAGTATCGTCACAGTCATCCAGAGTTACGCCGCGCAGGACCCCGAGTTCGCGGCGCTCGTCGCCCGCAACGACGCCAACGGAAACGGCGTCCCCGACGACAACCTCGACATGATATACGACGAACTCCTGTCGTCGCCCGTCTCCGGACAGGCGTCCTCGTACATCACCGAGGACTACCGGAAGACCCGAATCGTCTACACCGTCGAAGGCGACGCCGAGCAAGACGCCATCGTCGCCGACGGACAGGAAGTCGCCGACCGTCTCCGGATGAGCGGGGTCGCGACAGGGAACACCGTCGTGTTCAAGGCCGTCTCGGACACCATCTTCATGTCCGCCATCCAGAGCCTCGTCGTCGCACTCGTCGCGACGGCGGTGTTCTTGGTCTTCATCTACCAACTCCTCGAAGGCCAGTGGACCCTCGGTGTGGTCAACCTCGTTCCCATCGTCGTCACCCTCGCACTCCTCGCGGGGTCGATGCGCTACTTCGGCATCCCGCTGAACGCGCTGACGGCGACGATTCTCGCCATCGCCATCGGGTTGGGTATCGACTACTCCGCCCACGTCGTCCACCGATTCGCCGACGAGTACAACGAGGGTTCCGACCTCTACGAGGCACTCCACTTGACCGTCGGCGGGACCGGTGGCGCACTGACCGGAAGTATGCTCACCACGACGACCGGTCTCGGCGTCCTCGCAATCGCCATCACGCCCGTCCTCGGACAGTTCGGTATCGTGACTGCGTTGAGTATCTTCTACTCGTACCTCACCGCGCTCGTCGTCACGCCGCCTGCGCTCGTCGTCTGGGAACGGCTGACACAACGTGAGACGACCACCGCGGCGACCACGTCCCCCTGA
- a CDS encoding COG1361 S-layer family protein, whose product MKFSRALVVLLVVLVAIPSPAMAGIVGEPNLQAYAPSNKLVPGQETPLNVVVTNYGGDTEYRQFTSSESSASLSDQQRAKLEAQVRSARNVRLTLKSGDAPVEVNTATLPVGDIPHATQREATFSTSVKENASPGTYDMTLAATFEHDESVRDNGDVQNEEDKTVKIPVTVVIEEAPRFEIVSVETTAQVGGSGTTTVTMQNVGSQTAYDSSVALTSQNSEVTFGQAASATRYAGEWGVDETRELEYETVVAPSAAVQQYTLSAVVNYEDEDGVPQQSKNRATGVTPLAEQSFSLDETDSTLRVGRETTVSGTITNDGPQTARDAVVVISSKSPNTNIKETEYALGTLDVGESADFAFSVEVTDSADAGQRQLSYTVEYRNPDGDTQQSKALLMNAEVKPKQNLFGVETKNGSLEAGSPETITLVVTNNGDETYRNIDAKAFADSPLALGDDTAFIQELEPGESTEVPLELSASASASPKTYSFDIDFEYENEDGERKLSDSYPVAVEVTESTGGGGISMPLVGAVLVVGLGIVGFLWYRR is encoded by the coding sequence ATGAAATTCTCACGAGCACTCGTCGTCTTACTGGTCGTCCTGGTCGCTATCCCGAGTCCAGCGATGGCCGGCATCGTCGGTGAACCGAATCTTCAGGCATACGCGCCGAGCAACAAACTCGTCCCCGGGCAGGAGACGCCCCTGAACGTCGTCGTCACGAACTACGGCGGCGACACCGAATACCGACAGTTCACCTCGTCGGAGAGTTCTGCGTCGCTCTCGGACCAGCAACGCGCGAAACTCGAAGCGCAGGTCCGGTCCGCCCGGAACGTCCGACTCACCCTCAAGTCCGGTGACGCACCGGTCGAGGTGAACACCGCGACGCTTCCGGTCGGCGACATCCCGCACGCGACACAGCGTGAAGCGACGTTCTCCACGTCAGTCAAGGAGAACGCCTCGCCCGGCACCTACGACATGACGCTCGCCGCCACGTTCGAACACGACGAATCCGTTCGTGACAACGGCGACGTGCAGAACGAAGAAGACAAGACAGTCAAGATTCCCGTCACCGTCGTCATCGAAGAAGCACCGCGCTTCGAAATCGTCTCCGTCGAGACCACCGCACAGGTCGGCGGAAGCGGGACGACGACAGTCACCATGCAGAACGTCGGGTCCCAGACGGCCTACGACTCCTCTGTCGCGCTGACCTCGCAGAACTCCGAAGTCACGTTCGGACAGGCCGCGAGTGCGACCAGATACGCCGGTGAATGGGGCGTCGACGAGACGCGCGAACTCGAATACGAGACCGTTGTCGCTCCCTCGGCGGCAGTCCAGCAGTACACCCTCTCGGCAGTCGTGAACTACGAAGACGAAGACGGCGTGCCCCAGCAGTCCAAGAACCGCGCGACCGGTGTGACACCGCTCGCGGAACAGTCGTTCTCGCTCGACGAGACCGATTCGACGCTCCGCGTCGGACGCGAGACGACGGTCAGCGGCACTATCACGAACGATGGCCCACAGACTGCCCGTGACGCCGTCGTCGTCATCTCGTCGAAGTCCCCCAACACGAACATCAAAGAGACCGAGTACGCCCTCGGAACGCTCGACGTGGGCGAGTCCGCGGACTTCGCGTTCTCGGTCGAAGTGACCGACTCGGCAGACGCCGGCCAGCGGCAACTGAGTTACACCGTCGAGTACCGCAACCCCGACGGCGACACCCAGCAGTCGAAGGCGTTACTGATGAACGCCGAGGTGAAGCCCAAACAGAACCTCTTCGGCGTGGAGACGAAAAACGGGTCGCTCGAAGCGGGAAGTCCCGAGACCATCACGCTCGTCGTGACCAACAATGGCGACGAGACGTACCGGAACATCGACGCGAAGGCCTTCGCCGACAGTCCACTGGCCCTCGGTGACGACACCGCGTTCATCCAAGAACTCGAACCCGGCGAGTCCACCGAGGTTCCCCTCGAACTCTCCGCCAGTGCGTCGGCGAGTCCGAAGACCTACTCGTTCGATATCGACTTCGAGTACGAAAACGAGGACGGTGAGCGCAAACTCTCCGACTCGTACCCCGTGGCAGTCGAGGTGACTGAATCGACGGGCGGCGGTGGTATCTCGATGCCACTCGTCGGTGCCGTCCTCGTCGTCGGCCTCGGCATCGTTGGCTTCCTCTGGTACCGCCGGTAA
- a CDS encoding TetR/AcrR family transcriptional regulator, whose product MENDRIDTGRSETEQAIMDATLRALAKHGYADLSIKNIGTEFEKSTSLLYYHYENKDELLLAFLDYVIDLYIATIDPDADEADAEIRKFVGYVLPTDECNGEHATPPGLDELEQFQRVIFELRTQTIHDEDYRQKFREMESYMIDTFATLIQREIKAGRYREMNAEMMAENLMAFLFRSLDVRVTGTRPESAQAMRESVYFLLDNVMPKGGQPGDVATRETDYDA is encoded by the coding sequence ATGGAAAACGACCGAATCGACACTGGACGAAGCGAGACGGAGCAGGCAATCATGGACGCCACGCTCAGAGCGCTCGCTAAACACGGCTACGCCGACCTCTCGATAAAGAACATCGGCACCGAGTTCGAAAAGAGCACGTCGCTCCTGTACTACCACTACGAAAACAAGGACGAACTGCTGTTGGCGTTCCTCGACTACGTCATCGACCTCTACATCGCCACCATCGACCCCGACGCCGACGAAGCCGACGCGGAAATTCGGAAGTTCGTCGGGTACGTCCTCCCGACAGACGAGTGCAACGGTGAGCACGCCACTCCGCCGGGACTCGACGAACTCGAACAGTTCCAGCGCGTCATCTTCGAACTTCGGACGCAGACGATACACGACGAGGACTACCGCCAGAAGTTCCGCGAGATGGAATCGTACATGATAGACACCTTTGCGACCCTCATCCAGCGGGAGATAAAAGCCGGACGCTACCGTGAGATGAACGCCGAGATGATGGCCGAGAACCTGATGGCGTTTCTGTTTCGGAGCCTCGACGTCCGTGTCACTGGGACGCGACCTGAGTCGGCACAGGCGATGCGAGAGTCGGTCTACTTCCTGCTAGACAACGTGATGCCGAAAGGCGGTCAACCGGGCGACGTAGCCACCCGAGAGACCGACTACGACGCCTGA